Proteins from a single region of Desulfobacter postgatei 2ac9:
- the rpsE gene encoding 30S ribosomal protein S5 produces MARQQQQMEDTGLIDKVVRINRVAKVVKGGRNFTFTALVVVGDGEGSVGYGLGKAQEVPEAIKKGMEKAKRNMKKVAILNGTVPFEVLGHAGSGRVLLKPASPGTGLIAGGGIRAVLEAAGVTDILTKCIGSHNTQNIVRATMAGLQSLCTKEEVAKRRGLKPEEI; encoded by the coding sequence TTGGCAAGACAACAACAGCAGATGGAAGATACAGGTCTGATAGATAAGGTCGTCAGAATTAACCGTGTTGCGAAGGTCGTTAAAGGTGGGAGGAACTTTACCTTTACTGCCCTGGTTGTGGTAGGTGATGGTGAAGGCAGTGTGGGATACGGGCTTGGAAAGGCCCAGGAAGTTCCTGAAGCCATTAAAAAGGGAATGGAAAAAGCCAAACGGAATATGAAAAAGGTCGCTATCTTGAACGGCACGGTTCCCTTTGAAGTTTTGGGCCACGCCGGATCCGGTCGGGTCCTGCTTAAACCGGCTTCTCCCGGGACTGGCCTGATTGCAGGTGGTGGTATCCGTGCGGTCCTTGAAGCAGCTGGCGTAACTGATATTTTGACCAAATGTATTGGTTCCCACAACACCCAGAATATTGTAAGAGCCACCATGGCCGGCCTCCAGTCCTTGTGTACCAAGGAGGAAGTTGCCAAAAGACGCGGGCTTAAACCTGAAGAAATATAA
- the rpmC gene encoding 50S ribosomal protein L29, whose product MLKASEIRDMDAGQIKDKIFELKKELFNLRFQNNVGQLPNTANLSSVRKNIARLYTISKEMNIKIS is encoded by the coding sequence ATGTTAAAGGCCAGTGAAATCAGAGATATGGATGCAGGCCAGATTAAAGATAAGATCTTTGAGCTCAAAAAGGAACTGTTTAACCTTCGTTTCCAGAATAATGTTGGTCAGCTCCCGAATACAGCCAATCTGTCCAGTGTAAGAAAAAACATCGCCAGACTTTACACGATTTCCAAAGAAATGAATATCAAAATTAGCTAA
- the rplR gene encoding 50S ribosomal protein L18, giving the protein MANTSPRLVARLKRKKRIRKNIFGNQERPRLSVFRTARHIYAQIIDDTKGITLVAASTLDKEYKDTPVDGKKQDVAKSVGNLIGKRAMDKGIKKVVFDRNGFLFHGRVKALSDGAREAGLEF; this is encoded by the coding sequence ATGGCAAATACATCACCAAGACTAGTCGCACGGCTTAAAAGAAAAAAACGGATTAGAAAAAATATATTTGGCAACCAGGAACGTCCTCGACTTAGCGTTTTCAGAACAGCCAGGCATATTTATGCCCAGATTATAGACGACACAAAAGGTATTACGCTGGTAGCAGCGTCAACCCTTGACAAAGAATACAAAGACACGCCTGTGGATGGAAAAAAGCAGGATGTTGCAAAGTCTGTGGGCAACCTTATCGGCAAAAGGGCAATGGATAAAGGAATTAAAAAGGTTGTTTTTGACCGGAATGGATTCCTTTTTCACGGACGCGTAAAAGCACTTTCAGACGGGGCCCGGGAAGCCGGTCTTGAATTCTAA
- the rplP gene encoding 50S ribosomal protein L16 encodes MLSPRNVKFRKQFRGRTKGTPTRGNTLSFGDFGLQAVECGYVNARQIEAARVAMTRKAKRQGKSWIRFFPDHPITKKPAEVRMGKGKGATDAWVARVKPGKILYEMEGVDRELAKEALRLAARKLSVKTRFVERRK; translated from the coding sequence ATGCTGAGTCCCAGAAATGTCAAATTCCGCAAACAATTCCGCGGTAGAACCAAAGGAACGCCCACGCGGGGCAACACATTGAGTTTTGGAGATTTTGGGCTCCAGGCTGTGGAATGCGGGTATGTTAATGCAAGACAGATTGAGGCAGCCAGGGTCGCGATGACCAGAAAAGCAAAAAGACAGGGTAAAAGCTGGATTCGTTTTTTTCCTGATCATCCCATTACCAAGAAACCGGCTGAAGTCAGAATGGGTAAGGGTAAAGGCGCAACAGATGCCTGGGTGGCAAGAGTAAAACCGGGCAAGATTCTCTATGAAATGGAAGGCGTTGACAGAGAATTGGCCAAAGAAGCCTTAAGGCTGGCTGCCAGAAAACTTTCCGTCAAAACCCGTTTTGTGGAAAGGAGAAAATAA
- a CDS encoding type Z 30S ribosomal protein S14 gives MAKKALIAKAQREPKFGVRAYNRCPLCGRPRAFIRKAGICRICFRTLASQGKLPGVTKSSW, from the coding sequence TTGGCTAAAAAAGCTTTAATCGCAAAGGCACAAAGAGAACCCAAATTTGGTGTACGGGCTTACAACAGGTGCCCCTTATGCGGTAGACCACGTGCATTTATTAGAAAAGCTGGTATCTGCAGAATTTGTTTTAGAACGCTTGCCTCACAGGGTAAACTGCCGGGCGTAACCAAGTCTTCTTGGTAG
- the rpmD gene encoding 50S ribosomal protein L30 → MADKIKITQIRSTIGRPAKHGRIIRSLGIKRMHHTVEHNNTPVIMGQVKKVSHLVKVEEV, encoded by the coding sequence ATGGCTGATAAAATTAAAATTACGCAGATAAGAAGCACTATCGGCCGTCCTGCAAAGCATGGACGGATTATACGCTCTCTGGGCATTAAACGGATGCACCACACTGTGGAGCACAATAATACCCCTGTGATCATGGGTCAGGTGAAAAAGGTTTCACACCTGGTGAAAGTAGAGGAGGTTTAG
- the rplN gene encoding 50S ribosomal protein L14 yields MIQSESRLTVADNSGAKELYCIKVLGGSKRRYATIGDVIIVSVKEAIPNSKVSKGDVVRAVIVRTTKEISRPDGSSIRFDDNSAVVINKNNEPVGTRIFGPVARELRAKRFMKIISLAPDVL; encoded by the coding sequence ATGATTCAAAGTGAAAGCAGACTGACAGTCGCTGACAATTCAGGCGCCAAGGAACTATACTGCATTAAAGTACTTGGCGGTTCTAAAAGAAGATACGCCACCATCGGAGATGTTATTATTGTTTCCGTTAAAGAGGCTATTCCCAATTCAAAGGTCAGTAAGGGAGATGTAGTCCGGGCCGTTATTGTCAGAACGACAAAAGAGATCTCCCGGCCCGACGGATCATCCATCCGTTTTGATGATAATTCCGCTGTTGTGATTAACAAAAATAACGAACCGGTGGGAACCCGTATTTTCGGACCCGTGGCCAGGGAACTTCGCGCGAAGCGTTTTATGAAGATCATTTCCCTTGCTCCGGACGTACTTTGA
- the rpsH gene encoding 30S ribosomal protein S8 produces MATSDPIADMLTIIRNGGKAGLSKVDIPGSKIKLEMVRVLKEQGYIKDYKFLENETQGVIRVVLKYVSEGEPTIFGIQRVSKPSCRVYAKSKNIKPVLNGLGISIISTSKGLMTDKQAKEAKVGGEILCNVW; encoded by the coding sequence ATGGCAACTAGTGATCCCATTGCAGACATGCTGACCATAATCAGAAATGGTGGTAAAGCCGGTCTGTCCAAGGTGGATATCCCCGGATCAAAAATTAAACTTGAAATGGTGCGGGTGCTGAAGGAACAAGGGTATATTAAAGATTACAAATTTCTAGAAAATGAGACCCAGGGTGTTATCCGGGTGGTCCTGAAATATGTTTCAGAAGGCGAACCCACTATTTTTGGTATACAGCGCGTCAGCAAGCCCTCCTGTAGGGTGTACGCCAAATCAAAAAATATCAAGCCGGTATTAAATGGCTTAGGTATTTCCATCATTTCGACTTCTAAGGGGTTGATGACCGACAAGCAGGCAAAAGAAGCAAAGGTCGGCGGTGAAATTCTTTGTAACGTATGGTAA
- the rpsQ gene encoding 30S ribosomal protein S17, with the protein METIKKNKKELIGLIVSDKMDKSVVVGVERFVQHKMYKKFIKRYKKYQAHDEKNECRIGDEVKIIETRPLSKHKRFRITEIVKKAV; encoded by the coding sequence ATGGAAACTATTAAAAAAAATAAAAAAGAGCTGATTGGTCTGATCGTGTCCGACAAAATGGATAAGTCCGTGGTGGTCGGGGTTGAAAGATTTGTACAGCATAAGATGTATAAAAAATTCATCAAACGCTACAAAAAATATCAAGCCCATGATGAGAAAAATGAATGCAGGATTGGTGACGAAGTCAAAATTATCGAAACCAGGCCGCTAAGTAAACACAAACGGTTTCGGATTACTGAAATTGTTAAAAAAGCGGTATAG
- the rplE gene encoding 50S ribosomal protein L5 has product MTTLKEKYTNEVVAALTEEFKYTNQCQVPKLEKVVLNMGLGEAVRNPKIVETAAQELGLIAGQKAVITRAKKPIANFKLRADLPIGCKVTLRREKMYDFLDRLINIALPRVRDFKGISGKAFDGRGNYSLGITEHIIFPEIDYDKTDAIKGLNVTVVTTAKTDEEGKAFLKLIGMPFKN; this is encoded by the coding sequence ATGACTACACTTAAGGAAAAGTATACCAACGAAGTGGTTGCTGCACTGACTGAAGAGTTTAAATACACCAATCAGTGCCAGGTGCCCAAGTTGGAAAAAGTTGTACTGAATATGGGGCTTGGTGAGGCGGTTAGAAATCCGAAAATTGTTGAAACAGCAGCCCAGGAACTTGGATTGATTGCAGGGCAGAAAGCAGTGATTACCCGCGCAAAAAAACCCATCGCAAATTTTAAATTACGTGCCGATCTTCCCATTGGCTGCAAAGTGACCCTGAGACGGGAAAAAATGTATGACTTTCTTGACAGACTGATCAACATTGCTCTTCCCCGTGTAAGGGATTTTAAAGGGATTTCAGGAAAGGCATTTGATGGCCGCGGCAATTACAGCTTAGGTATCACAGAGCATATCATTTTTCCTGAAATTGATTATGATAAAACCGACGCCATCAAGGGCCTCAATGTAACGGTTGTCACCACAGCCAAAACCGATGAAGAAGGAAAAGCGTTTCTGAAATTGATTGGAATGCCCTTTAAAAACTAA
- the rplX gene encoding 50S ribosomal protein L24, with translation MKIRIKKDDKVKVLTGKDKGKIGKVLKVVKKTNRIVVENINMVKVHQRPSQANPQGGIVEKSMPMDVSNLMLMCNSCVTPTRIGIKQLEDGKRVRVCKKCNQQIDS, from the coding sequence ATGAAAATAAGAATAAAAAAAGACGATAAAGTCAAGGTATTGACCGGCAAGGACAAGGGGAAAATCGGCAAGGTGCTCAAGGTTGTCAAAAAGACGAACCGCATCGTTGTTGAAAATATCAACATGGTCAAAGTTCATCAGAGACCTTCCCAGGCAAATCCCCAGGGGGGAATTGTTGAAAAATCCATGCCCATGGATGTGTCCAATCTTATGCTGATGTGTAATTCCTGTGTAACACCAACCCGCATCGGAATCAAACAGCTTGAAGATGGAAAGCGGGTAAGAGTCTGTAAAAAATGCAATCAGCAAATAGACTCATAA
- the rplF gene encoding 50S ribosomal protein L6: protein MSRIGKKPVQLPDKVQITLDGDIINVKGPKGSLHRKLHPAVNIAIDNQVLNVSTDTSDKKKVALQGLYRSLIYNMVHGVTEGYEKKLVLSGIGYRAETKGKSLVLSVGYSNPVDFALPDGVTAAVDKNVEVTLACIDKELLGQAAANIRAIRPPEPYKGKGIMYADERIIRKAGKTAGKD from the coding sequence ATGTCCAGAATAGGAAAAAAGCCGGTTCAGCTTCCAGATAAGGTTCAAATTACCCTTGATGGCGATATCATCAATGTCAAAGGGCCTAAAGGCAGCCTTCACCGCAAGCTGCATCCGGCAGTTAATATTGCAATTGATAATCAGGTGTTGAATGTGAGCACCGACACCTCCGATAAAAAGAAAGTGGCGCTGCAGGGGCTTTACAGGTCTCTTATATATAATATGGTGCATGGCGTCACAGAAGGTTATGAGAAAAAACTGGTACTTTCCGGCATTGGTTACCGGGCTGAGACCAAAGGAAAAAGTTTGGTACTGTCTGTGGGGTATTCAAACCCTGTCGATTTTGCCCTTCCTGATGGTGTAACTGCAGCGGTTGATAAAAACGTCGAAGTTACCCTTGCCTGTATAGATAAAGAGCTTTTGGGCCAGGCTGCAGCAAACATCAGAGCTATTAGACCTCCCGAGCCTTATAAAGGCAAAGGCATTATGTATGCTGATGAAAGAATTATCAGAAAAGCAGGTAAGACTGCTGGTAAAGATTAA